The sequence below is a genomic window from Synechococcus sp. PCC 7335.
AGGTGATCCAAACGACTTTATAGCAACGCCGCTAGGTCCAAAGAGAGCGACACCAGACACCCCTATTCAATGGAAATCTAGCTATACGCAGCGTCATGGCGTTGAAGTCAGAGCGTGGGAAAGTGCAGGCGCAGGACTCACTTTCGATTTAGAAGGCCCAGATGCTCAAGCTGTGGCAATGCCACCAGCACCGATAATTGGTAGCGACGAGTTAGCTGCCGAAGTCGCTGAAGTTTATGAGATGGCGCTGCTGCGAGATATTCCGTTCAGCGAATTTGATTCTAATCTAGAAGTAGCCGCGTCTATCAGAAGGCTAAACAAACTTGAGTGGTTCAAGGGTGCAAACCTACCAGGTCTTAGCACGGCAGCAGCTAAGCGGCGGCGAAGCAAGATCAATTCTCAAAACGCCTTTCGAGGAACGACCTTTGGAGATACCACGGGGCCCTACCTTTCACAGTTTCTCACTCGCGGCACCCCAGAAATAGGGTTTAGATACGACAATGTTCTAGATGGCCGAGTTGCCTACGGTGCGATCGCCTTTAGAAACAGAGTTCGTTTTGCCACCCCCAACCAGGACTATATGACTAGCTGGGAATGGTGGCTCGATGTGCAAAACGGCGCAGACCTACGGGGAACAGAAGCTTACTCTTCAGGCAGTAATCGCGATCGCAATCGCTATCGCTATATCGCGACTCCTCGAGACTTAGCAACTTATGTTCACTACGATGCCCTCTATCAGGCTTATCTTAATGCCTGCTTAGCGATGCTCGCTTGGGGTATTCCTTTCGATCCAGGTATTCCTTTTCAAGCGCCTGATAGCCTTGATCACCAGCAGGGATTTGCTCAGTTCGGGGGTCCTCACGTGCTCTCTTTAGTGACCGAAGTAGCTACGCGTGCGCTCAAAGCCGTTCGCTATCAGAAGTTTAATATCCACCGTCGATTGCGCCCTGAAGCGATCGCCGGACGCATTCATCAGTGGCGCAATACTCAACCTACTAACCTTGCGCCTGTCGCCGAACTGAGCACCCAAATCAATCAAACCTTGCAGGCGGTAAAAGCACATAACAAAGCGCAAAATGACCAGTACAAGTCATCGATAGGCGGCGAAGAATTTGACCGCGACGAGGTTTATCTCTTGCCGATGGCCTTTGCGGAAGGATCGCCCATGCATCCTTCGTACGGTGCAGGTCATGCCGCTGTCGCTGGTGCCTGTGTCACTATCCTCAAAGCCTTCTTCGATCACAGCTACGTGCTGCCAGGGCCCTATGTCACACCGAGTACCAATGGTCAAAAGTTACAAAGGGTTCCTAGCGAGGAACTTAGCCTAACAATAGAAGGCGAACTCAACAAACTAGCTTCTAATATCTCAATTGGCCGTAACTGGGCAGGGGTTCACTACTTCACTGACTACTATGAATCCGTGCGGATGGGTGAGCAGATTGCAATAGGGATATTAGAAGAGCAAAAGCTGACCTATAGAGAGAATTTCAGCATGACAGTTCCTCTATTTGACGGCGGGACTGTACAGATCTAGAGACCCTTTGTAAAGACAAGTTGCTAGGGTGTGATGTTACCCTAGCAACTTCGCGTAAAATATTTTATATATTGGGAATCAAGCGTTACTAGTCACTGCGCAAGATTTTTAGTTTTGCTGTTAGTTTTGCACAGTGACTCCGTAGGGCCAACCCTTGTAAAGGGTACTTTAAATTACTTATTTACCTGTATAGGCTTCTATATATAGGTAAATTGTAATTCTGTAGAGAGTGGGTTCTACAAGTTCTTTCTAGAGGGGATACGTTTCTAGAAAGTTGCTCATCTCTTCACAAGAGTGGGTTTAATCTTGATACCCTTTGTTGCGTTCTAAATTAAGAGGAAAATACAATCGCTAAAAAACCACTCATCAATCAACAGATCCGTTCCGCGCAGGTTCTTCTGATTGACAATGAAGGTACCAATCGCGGCCTGACCGACACACCAGAGGCGCTGGCCTTAGCTAAAGCGGCCAAGCTTGACCTTGTAGTGGTCTCACCTGACCAGGATACGCCAGTTGCCAAGATTCTAGACTATGGCAAGCATCAGTATCAAAGCCGTAAGCGTCAGAAACAAAGCGCTCGTACCTCTGTCAAAGAAGTTAGATTGCGTCCTAATGTTGGCGACTCTGACTATATGGTGCGAATCAATAAAGCGATCGCGTGGTTAGAGCGTGGTGATTCGGTCAAATTTCAGGTTCGTCTTAGAGGGCGCGAACATCAGCACCGTGATCGCGCTACCGATTTGCTCAACCGGGTTATAGAAGATCTATCAAAAGTCAGCAAAGTGCAGACCTTTGATCGGCGATCGCTAATGGTTCAAGTCGTTCCAAATTAGAATAGACCAGCCAACAACCTCACAGTAAAAAGCCTCACAGCAAAAAGACTGGTATCAAAAAGACCAGATAATAAAAAAGACCAGGGCAATCCTTATCGTATGCTCTGGTCTTTTTGTATAGTCCAATTGGAGTCCCGCCTTCTCTTTTATGCCCAAAACCCGCCGCGCTGCGCCGCCGCTCACCTTCATCCCCCCCGTCTATAGTCCATGGATAATGCGGCTGGTTCACTGGGCACTGCCTTTTTTGATGCGCTTTCGTATTCGTCCTTGGTTGCCGGCAGGCATCACTCGAATAGAGGTAAAGAATGTGGAGCGACTGGTTAAGCTCTATGCTGAACTAGAAGCGGGAGAGTCCCGTTTTTTGATGGCGGTGCGACATGTTGAAGTAGACGATCCACTCACAGGTCTCTATCTATGCTCTCGAGCTGTAAAGCGAGCGGCCAAAGCGCAAGGCATTCCACTACAACAGCCCATCCACACACACTTTTTGTATGAGCGGGGAATGACTCTTTGGGCTGGCAAAGGGCTAGGATGGATGCTTTCACGTATCGGCGGCGTGCCCATTCGCCGGGGCAGGCGACCAGACTGGGTAAGTCTAAAAGCTGCTAGAAAGCTAATGATACAAGGGACGATGCCGATGGTGGTCGCACCAGAAGGGGCGACGAATGGTCACAGTGAACGGTTAGGCCCGCTAGAGCCGGGGGTGGCTCAGCTAGGCTTCTGGTGCGCAGAAGATTTGGCCCGAGAGCAGCGACTTGAGCAAGTCTTTATCTTGCCGATAGGGATTCGGTATCGCTACGAGCAAGCCTACTGGCCTCAGCTACAACACCTGTTGAATAGACTGGAAAAAGAAAGCGGTCTATCTAGACAAGAAAACCTTGCACCGAGCGCCGACAAAGACTGCTACTTACGCATTCTTAGACTGGGTATCTATCTGCTGACAACGATGGAATCCTTCTACGATCGGTTCTATCCGCGTACTTTTAAGTCTCAAGCTGAGCCTCAAACTCCTCAAACTATAGATGTCGAGAAGCTCTCTTATCTAGAACTTGCAGACATAGACCCGGCAACTTATTCTGACAGGCTACGCTCCCTACTAGATGGGGCCCTAAAAGTAGCCGAACAGTTCTTTAATCTGTCTAATAAAGGCACTGTTGTCGATCGCTGTCGGCGCATAGAAGAAGCGAGTTGGCAGGTCATCTATCGCGAGGATCTACCAGCGCTCTCTACGCTTTCGCCTTTTGAAAGAGGTCTAGCAGACTGGGCAGCGCAGGAAGCAAGTCTAAGAGAGCTGCACATGCGCGTTGTAGAAAGCTTTGTGGCAGTAGATGGTGAATACTTGAAAGAAAAACCGTCTTTCGAGCGCTGCGCTGAGATGGCGATGCTGATGTTTGATCTAGTCACCAAGATTGGTGATCGTTCACCTGCTGATAGGTCAGGTGCGGGTCGGCCTCGGCTAGGAAAACGCCGGGTGACTATGGTGGTGCAGCCACCTATTTCGGTGAGCGATCGCTTAGCAGACTACCAGCAGAATAGACGGGCGGGACGCGCTGCTGTGGCAAGCCTTACCGAAGAAATTCGTCTGTCGCTAGAAGCCACCATCGAGCAGTCGGACGGTTGAGCGCCCATAGATCCGTATTCTACAGATCCGTATTCTACATGAGCTAGACGACATGGTAGGCTTGCCTACAGCCAAAAACTTAGGGGCACGTAGGCATGGCATTGAATTTAGGCCTGTTTCTTCTCGTAGTCGCCTTCACTTTTAGCTTAGGCTACCTTATCTTGAGTAGGGTTCTAGGACCGGGCTCGGCCCGCCGTAGCCTAATATATGCCGTGCCCGCTATTTTAATTGGACTGTTGCTGCCGCTGGCACTGGCTTTTGTCGGTCGCTATGGTCTAGTCATTTTATATGGATTGTACGCAGCGGGCGCGTTGCTCTGGATGCTGAGCTGGCCCCTGCGGAAAAAGCAGGCTGGCGATCTATTGCTGCGCATTGGTAGAACGCTACAGAGTAAGGTGCTGCTATGGTTAGGCTTGTTCCAAGTGGGACTGGCGATCGCAATTACGCTTTCACGGCTCGATCAGTTCACAGGTAGTTTAGTTACCACGGGCGGCGTGATTGCTGGCGCTGTCGAACTTGCCTTTTGGTGGAGTCTGGCTCTACTGTTTATCTTGCTAGGCTGCAGCAGACTCGAGATCAGAGAAAATGGCCTCTGCTATCTGTTTGCCTGGCAGCCTTGGGAACGGATTCAAGCCTTTGGTTGGGACGATGATAACCCCAATACGCTTATTCTAAAGGCCTATCCTCGCACCTTCTTATCTCGCCGGTATATGATACTTAGCATTCCAGCCGATCAGCAGCAGCGAGTTGATGGCCTGCTAGAAGACTATTTAATTGAAGCTGACTTGGACGCGGAAATGAATGAAGCAGTGTAGCTTAGGGTAGTCCAAAGCTGGCTACGCGCACCACTAACTCTCCTGTTTGCGGATCGTGATCGAACACGAATCCCCCCTGTTTCTGTTCATTTCCAGATAGAAAGTCAAACTGTTGTTCTCCGCTTTCGTCGCTGCCATCAGGAAGGGTTAGCTCTGCGATCACTTGAACCGTTCTCGCAATTCGGCCCCCTGTATTCTTGAGCGTGAACGGTACGTAGTATTGTTTTTCTATCAGTCTGCTAGTCTCACTCACTTCGACTTGAAAAGCGGGCGGTAGATTTTTGCTGAGCTGCCAGTCATAGAGGACTAGGGCAACAATAATTAACAGTACTAAGGATGAGATAGCTAGGGTCAGCCATTCGGCCAAAGAGCGGGTACCAGGTGTCTCTGCGACTGATCTCTCTGCGGCTGATCTCTCTGCGGCTGAGCCTTTCAATTTAGTGACATCAACGTCGGTCATCTTCATCCACAATCTAGCTGTAGCAACCCAGTCGTAGCAATCTAGCGAACTGAGGCATCAGGCCAAGATACGACCTGCTGCTCCACCAACGGAAGCCGGTAGACCCAGCACAATAACGTCACCAAGCCATTCTTGCCAGGGATCATTTCCAGTAAGCTGCTGGAAGAAGACTAACATAAGCGTCGAAGCAACTAGCACCACAATATAGGCCAATAGCGTTTCAGTAATCGGACTCAGTAGCAGTCCCCTTTGTGTCCGTTCAGTGCGATCAGTAAACCCGGAAGCAAACACAATGATATACGAGATTGCCAAAGAGAAGCTCATCACTAACAGTAGCCACCAAGGCGGCATCCCGGCGGCAATAATTGCAATCTCTTCAGTAGGTGCGATACTAAATGCGATTACGATAGCTCCAATTAAAGTGGCATCGATATCGATCAGCGTATCGCCTAAGGCACTGCCGATTGAGTTTTGCATCGTGCTGCGTATGTTAACCGTCAATGCCGAGTCGATGCTCAGCGTGCGTCGCTGTTTGGTTCGACGTCGCTCTAAAGTAGATCGCGCTAAGGTCACGCCCAAAGAGAACGGAACGCCTTCAAAGATCAGCTTGCCCAGCGCTTCTGAAAGAGGCGTTTCAAGGGTAATTCGACGTAGCAGGAGCAGGGCGATCGCCGCGCAGATGATGCCAATGCCTAGTGCCTCAATAGCTTCTAATACGGTCTCTAGTGGCCTAATTGACAGCGATCGCCGAAAGCCCTCTATCTGAGTTAACAACAGCACTACAACAAATGTCACTGCCTGCACTGCTAACAGCCGCAGGGGATTAGTAGAGGAGCCAATCGACCAAACTTCGACAGTGTAGAGCAGTGGAATACCAAACAAAAAGCTCCCTGCGGCTCCTCGCAAAATCGCTTGCAGCTCAACTACCCACATAGAATTTTGCCGCTCTAATCCAATCATTATGTATTGTACTTTTATAATGGTTTATCAAAACTAGTGGGGAATAGACGAAAGTTAATAGCTAACTGTGATGGAATGGTTTAGCTTGAGGGTAAGTTAGGCTTAAGCGACAAGTTAAATTGATACGATTGACGCTTTATTTCAATACGTTCATTTCGGGGCTTATTTTGCGGCTTACTTCGAGCTGGTGTCGAGTTGTTTCAAGAGCATTTCTTGGGCACAGACCCATCATCAGTGAGTCCTCAGTACCTAAGGCAAATCCCGACTCCATCGGTCAAGCGTTTACTTAGCAGCGCCTACTCAGCGAAGGGCACCCATGATCATCGTACTCCCGCGTAGAGAAGTACATATCTCGCCATCCCGGCTGACAGTCGGTATTTCAGGGGTGATTTGCGGACTATTTTTGGCTAGCTGCACGCCAACTAGTTTAGTTGAGCAGGGTATTGAACGTGAGCTGCCTAAATACGTTGGTCCGGCCGAGCACTACGACGTCGAGATCGCAGGACTCGATGTTAAACGGGCCAGCGCCGATAGTGTTGTTGCTGTGGGAGAAAGAGTTCGGCCAGAAGGCGCACCTGTAATTGATCGGCTCTCTTTGCATCTCTCGGGTGTCGTCTACGACAAACAGACGGAAAGACTCTCTGATGTAGAAAGCGTCAGTCTTACAGCCGTGGTCAAAACGCCAGACTTATCAGATTTTCTGGAGACTTATCGAAACGTTCGAGAAGCCGAAGTGACCCTACAAGCGCCAAATCGAGCGGCGCTTCGTATCCGACCTCAGATCGATCAGTTTGCCTTGCCTAATGGGATTACGGTTGATGTCGGCGGTGAGTTAGTCGGGAAAGATACGCAACTTCGCTTCGAAGTGGATAGCGTTAGCGCTGCGGGTATCGATCTTAGCGCGATCGCCGCTGACCGTCTCTCTGAAGCCATAAATCCGCTCGCTGACCTAAAAGATCTGCCAATAGAAGTAGAGATTGCTTCTGTGGTTGCGGCAGGTGAGAGTATTGGTATGGAAGTTATTGGTGATCCCAATAGCTTTTCTCCTGAGTAGTTTTGCGCTAGCAAGACTTTGGCTATCAGCCTTGTAACGGTTTTAGCCGGTGGGCATGTCTTAAGCGACTCCGCGTAAACAGTAGTCGCTACTCGCACTCTAGTAGCCATCCGCACTCTGTAAAGTGACAGATCTTCTATCTACCTATCGTGTCTAGATATCTGTATCTATGTATAGAAGATAACAATGAAAGAATCTTCTAATCTGGTTAGATTCTGCTAACGCTTTGTCAGAGCTAGCTGGTAGATGCCATCTCTTCATAGAGAAGGTTGCAGGTGCCACTGTGATATCGCACCGCTTCTATAGATGCTAGCGAGCCACTTTGCTCTATTAATCTCGTTGAGACTACCTCACTGAGGCTATCTCCATTGAGGCTTCTTACGGTCTTCTGATACGGTCTTCTGACCCAATGTCTGGATCGTAGAACTCATCGTAGAACTTGTAGAGCAAAACCGTACAGAGCAATCATGTACAGAGTGAGGTGGCCAAAGCTACAGATAGTTTGTTCAATTTGTTGCGGCTGCTATGTTCAAGAACATTTATCTGATTTTTAATCCTGTCTCTGGACAAGGAGATCCTGTTCAGGATCTTGCTACCATTCGTAGCGAGATAGAACCTAGCGCTCCGCTGACAGTTTTAGAAACTACAAAAGAAGACCCTGCCGAAGAGTTAGCTGCGTTGGCTGTCAATAGAGGCGCTGATTGCGTAATCGCTTCGGGGGGAGATGGTACAGTTTCGGCAGTTGCTGGCGCATTGATCAAAGGTAATGCGACGTTAGGTATTGTGCCTAGAGGAACGGCAAATGCGATCGCATCGGCTTTTAGTATCTCGACAGATCTGCTCGAAGCCTGTCGAACAATTCTTACGGGTAACCCTCATAACATCGATGTCGCCATCTGCAACGGCAAACCCTTACTGCTGCTTGCCGGAATCGGACTAGAAGCAGATGTCATCGCTCAAGCTAATCGTCAGCTTAAAAATAAGATTGGTAGCGCTGCCTACATCCTCTCGGCGTTTCGTCAGGTGCAAGAGCTAGAAACGTTCAAAGCAGTGATGGAAACGCCCAATAGAATTATTACCGTCAGAGCCTCTGGAATCACCGTTGCCAATGTTGCACCTGCGACTTCAGTGCTAGCTCAAGGATCCTCTAGCGTGGTGCCATACGATGGGTTGTTAGACGTTACTATCTTTGCACCTGAAGGGACTGGCGGGGCGATCGCAGCATCTTATAATCTCTTTCAAACTGCGCTTAATAAACGCTCGACCAAAAGAGAAGATGTTGGCTACTTCCGCTGTAGCTCAGTCAAGGTGACAACAGACCCTGAGCAAGAAGTAGTTCTAGACGGTGAGATGATTGGACCTACCCCGCTTGATATTCAGTGCATTCCAGACGGATTAATGCTGATGACGCCTTCAAATGGCAACTTCGATCCGTTAGAAAAATTAGAAGATCTCCCGGAGCTAGAGATCAAATACAAACGTCAGCAATGACTGTAGGCTTTGCCTTCTCGCAGAGTATGCACCCGGCCATTGCTATAGTGCATCTAGTGAATATTTCAGTTGAGGTGGAAGACAGGCTGTCAGCAGCACGATAGCTTACTTTGCAGGAATGATTTTTATAGGCCGTTTTTGGATTGAACAGATTGATGTCCTTCTTCGGTTTTTTGATTTGTTTGGGCTTTGGTTCGGCTGCTTAGGAACCACCATAGCTCTATGGCGATCAATCCAAGTCCAGTAGCGGCAACCCCTACTTTCAAAGCGATGGGTTGATCGACCCGCTGAAATTTACTTTGGTCTGTTTCTATAGTATGAGCCATTGCTGTTGGAGAAACGCCTACTAGTCCACCTACCAGTACACTCACTATTGCGCCATGCATAAGAGCGCTTGAAAGTAGATTATCCCTAACCCATCTCCTAAATCGCCACTTTTTATCTGAGTAGATAGTCATAGAAGTTGTTTTCATCATAGTTAAGTCACCTGAATGAACACTTTTTTTCAGTACATCTCTGGTCGAAAGTTTCTGAGTCGAAGGGCGTTAGTGACTACAGAAAATGAGCTAAATGCCATTGCTGCTCCTGCAATCATAGGATTTAATAGCCAACCAAACACAGGATAGAGAATGCCTGCTGCAATTGGGATACCCGCTACGTTGTAGATAAAGGCAAAGAAAAGATTTTGACGGATGGTATTGATAGTGGCTTTGCTAAGTTGGATGGCAGTAACGATGCCTTGTAGGTCGCCAGAAATTAAAGTGATATCACTAGCTGCGATCGCGACATCTGTTCCTGTTCCGATCGCGATGCCAACATCGGCTTGGGCTAGGGCAGGCGCATCATTGATGCCGTCGCCGACCATCGCCACTTGCCTATTTTGTCTACTTTTGTAGGGTGATTTAGACTGCAGCTGCTTGATCCAATCTGCTTTTTGGTCAGGGCGAACTTCTGCGAAGACACGACGAATACCGACTGCTTTAGCGATCGCCTCTGCTGTTTGCTGATTATCTCCAGTTAGCATCACTACTTCCAAGCCCATCTTCTGAAGCGTATGGACCACTCGAGCAGATGTCTCTTTCAAAGCGTCTGAGATACCCATCAGTGCTTCTACCTTGCCATCAAGCGCGATCCAAGCCGTTGTTTTGGCAGCGCTTTCCCATGCCTGTCGTTGAGACTGGAGCACTTGGGTATCAATGCCTAATTCTCGCATCCAGCGATCGGTGCCAATCTGCACTAAACGGCCTTCAACAGTGGCCTGAACGCCTTTGCCAATGACAGCTTCAAAGTCTTGAACGTCATCAAGTGTGCTTTGCTGAATGCCCTGCGCTTTGGCATAGTTGACGACGGCTTCTGCTAAAGGATGCTCAGAATTTTTCTCGACGGCTGCGGCCATTTTTAACAGCCTAATCTCGTTACTATTTGCCGTACCACGAACGGTTAGGTAATCAGTGACGGTAGGTTTTCCCTCCGTCAGGGTTCCAGTCTTATCGACAACAATTGCTCGTAGCTTATGGGCACGTTCTAGGCTCTCGGCGTTCTTGATGAGGATGCCATTTTCTGCACCTTTACCAGTACCCACCATGATTGAGGTTGGTGTTGCCAGGCCCAAAGCGCACGGACAGGCGATGATTAGCACGCCTACCGCTGTCAGCAATGCTAATGTAATGTTCCCCATCAGGGTGAACCAGAGAATGAAAGTGAGCAGCGCGATCGCAATTACTACCGGAACGAACCATCCTGTTACTTGATCGGCTACCCTTTGGATGGGTGCTTTTGATCCTTGAGCTTCTTGAACAAGCTGGACGATCTGCGCCAGCATAGTATCAGAGCCTACCCGCGAAGCCCTAAACCTAAAGCTACCTGTCTTGTTTATTGTCGAACCGATGACTGTTTCGCCCTGCTCTTTCTTGACAGGCATTGGCTCTCCAGTCACCATCGACTCATCTACAGTAGATATACCTGCTATAACTACACCATCTACAGGAATCTTCTCACCAGGACGAACAACAACCACATCACCAACAATCACATCTTCTAGAGGAAGTTCAACTTCTTCGCCCTTCCTAATAATATGAGCTGTGTTTGCCTGTAAATCCATAAGCTGGCGAATGGCATCTGAAGTCTGACTTCTGGCTCTGTTTTCCAGGTAACGTCCTAGCAGCAATAGCGCAATAATCACAACTGCTGCTTCATAATACACATCTGGCGCTAGCCCCTTAGACACCAAGACGGTAGGAAACAGTGTGACAAAAAGAGAATAGATATAGGCAGCTCCAGTTCCTAGTGCCACCAGCGTATTCATATTGGCAGCTCGGCGCAGAAACGTTTTCCAAGCATTTGTATAAAATGACTGACCACACCAAAACAATACAGGTGTTGCTAGTACAAGCTGTAGCCAAGGATTATGTAAAAACATTGGCCAGTTAGGAATGCTAACACCTAACATCATTGGCAACATGCCTATAGTAAGGACTAATCCAACCATACCGCTGACAATTGTTTTGGTTAGTAGTTCTTTCTGATAGGCTTTCCTCTCTTCCTGTGCCTGAATATCTTCTTGTTTTACGCTTAAGTTGACTCTAGCACTCGCTTCGTAACCAGCTTCAGAGATAGCGGCCTGAATCTTTCTTATATTGGTGCTGCTCTCATCATATTCAACGCTGGCTTGCTCAGCTGCGAAATTTACCCGTATGCTGCTGATTCCTGCTACTTGAGCAATTACGGATTCGATATTACTTGCACAAGCGGCACAGCTCATGCCTTTGAGTTTTAAGGTGGCCTCTGTCATTGGTGATTTCTACTATATAGGTCTTTTTGTGTAAGTCTTAATGGATTAGCAAAGGAAAAGATAAAACAATTTACTCTAGTAAGTACGATACTTCTAACCAATCTGTTTTACGAATAGTGAGTAGCATAAACACTCTGCCCAAGTGCATAGTAAAACGGGATGGAATCGAAAAAGTCGAGGATTATCTAGGTATTAGTAACCAACTAACAGCTTGATTTAAAAGTAGTGGTTGCCTTTAAACCAAACGGGAATAATTATGCAAAAGTAGTTAAATGAACTATTGTAGAGATTCCCGCTTAGTGGCTTTCGTTTGACCAGTGAATGCTCGTCGATCACCGCTGATGACTTATCAACTATTGTTCCCATTAGCGACAACTTAGCTCTAATTAGATATCTCCTGGTAGTCAAGATAGTTGAGTTTGTAAATAAGAAACATATTCAAAAGTTTTCTATTAACGTTCAGGACTCCATACTCCCTATACTGTTCAAACTCACAATTTCTTCAACATCTTTCTGTAGAGTAGAAGAGTAATTCAACACCTCTGCGAATAATTAATAAGGAGAGTGATATGAGTATGATGCTTCAAGGCTATGCTTGTACGGAGTGGCAAAGACTCTGGGCACATTTTCATAGATGGTTACCTAATGTGAGTATCCATATATCTGCTCTATACCACAGAGGTAGCGGACGGTTTTAGCAGCGGATGGGTTGAATAGGGTACTTCACGCATTAGCCGTTTGGCCAGGGGCAAACGCTTAGGGCGTTAGCATATCGCGCAAACATAGAACGCTTGATCGTAGAGCAGTGGTATATGTGGTTAGTGAACATTCGTTAAGACTCTCTACGCTCAGGGTTGAGTCGCTGCCAAGATTTTATTTCCTCGCGACGATCACGACCTCATTGTTCTGCACGTCTATCACACAGCCCCTACTTGCTCTTTAGGTTGCGCCAGTCATCGGCTACTTGTCTAGAGAGACAGTTAGTTCGGGCGATCGCAGCAATGGCATAGGATTCTGAGGTAGCGTACTTAGCGTAACTGTCATAGCAAGACTTGAATATAGAAAGCAACAAAGTTGATATCTGCAAGCTTCGGTAGTGAGTAAGGCAGGGGTATGAGACTCCACATACAGACCTCCTCACCGTTCAGACCGTGAACCGGGAATGAATCTACTTGCCCAAGATGAGCGTTTCTAAGGGATGCCTACGGGATTAGAAGAGATTTCATAACCCGTAGCGCGTAGCCAGTTCCCTATTAGTTCCATGCCTGAACGGTAGTGATACGAAAGAGCCTAGACCTGTACGAACTGACTGTTGTTCAAGCTCATAGTGTTTACGCCCTTAACAACGGCGAGGATTTCAGCCGTATCAGTATGTATGATTTGGTTCCCGAAAAAGGAGAGGTCGCCGATGCCCAGTCCACTGGCTAAGCCAATCCGGTCTCGACCACTGAAGTCAACAATAATATCCCTGCCTTCGCCAACTCCCAGGACAAAGATGTCGTCACCTGCACCACCAAAGAGATTGTCATCACCCATACCGCCGATAAGCGTATCTTTACCCAC
It includes:
- a CDS encoding TIGR02587 family membrane protein yields the protein MWVVELQAILRGAAGSFLFGIPLLYTVEVWSIGSSTNPLRLLAVQAVTFVVVLLLTQIEGFRRSLSIRPLETVLEAIEALGIGIICAAIALLLLRRITLETPLSEALGKLIFEGVPFSLGVTLARSTLERRRTKQRRTLSIDSALTVNIRSTMQNSIGSALGDTLIDIDATLIGAIVIAFSIAPTEEIAIIAAGMPPWWLLLVMSFSLAISYIIVFASGFTDRTERTQRGLLLSPITETLLAYIVVLVASTLMLVFFQQLTGNDPWQEWLGDVIVLGLPASVGGAAGRILA
- a CDS encoding YegS/Rv2252/BmrU family lipid kinase; protein product: MFKNIYLIFNPVSGQGDPVQDLATIRSEIEPSAPLTVLETTKEDPAEELAALAVNRGADCVIASGGDGTVSAVAGALIKGNATLGIVPRGTANAIASAFSISTDLLEACRTILTGNPHNIDVAICNGKPLLLLAGIGLEADVIAQANRQLKNKIGSAAYILSAFRQVQELETFKAVMETPNRIITVRASGITVANVAPATSVLAQGSSSVVPYDGLLDVTIFAPEGTGGAIAASYNLFQTALNKRSTKREDVGYFRCSSVKVTTDPEQEVVLDGEMIGPTPLDIQCIPDGLMLMTPSNGNFDPLEKLEDLPELEIKYKRQQ
- a CDS encoding 1-acyl-sn-glycerol-3-phosphate acyltransferase yields the protein MPKTRRAAPPLTFIPPVYSPWIMRLVHWALPFLMRFRIRPWLPAGITRIEVKNVERLVKLYAELEAGESRFLMAVRHVEVDDPLTGLYLCSRAVKRAAKAQGIPLQQPIHTHFLYERGMTLWAGKGLGWMLSRIGGVPIRRGRRPDWVSLKAARKLMIQGTMPMVVAPEGATNGHSERLGPLEPGVAQLGFWCAEDLAREQRLEQVFILPIGIRYRYEQAYWPQLQHLLNRLEKESGLSRQENLAPSADKDCYLRILRLGIYLLTTMESFYDRFYPRTFKSQAEPQTPQTIDVEKLSYLELADIDPATYSDRLRSLLDGALKVAEQFFNLSNKGTVVDRCRRIEEASWQVIYREDLPALSTLSPFERGLADWAAQEASLRELHMRVVESFVAVDGEYLKEKPSFERCAEMAMLMFDLVTKIGDRSPADRSGAGRPRLGKRRVTMVVQPPISVSDRLADYQQNRRAGRAAVASLTEEIRLSLEATIEQSDG
- the infC gene encoding translation initiation factor IF-3, whose protein sequence is MNQQIRSAQVLLIDNEGTNRGLTDTPEALALAKAAKLDLVVVSPDQDTPVAKILDYGKHQYQSRKRQKQSARTSVKEVRLRPNVGDSDYMVRINKAIAWLERGDSVKFQVRLRGREHQHRDRATDLLNRVIEDLSKVSKVQTFDRRSLMVQVVPN
- a CDS encoding vanadium-dependent haloperoxidase, translating into MKSRKQQALDVRVAAAKLAYDRPHPPQQPNGEESSYLFDGTDPARGSQPSYLANYTKGLPHSEVDGLICDPDDYQLFVKGINSGDPNDFIATPLGPKRATPDTPIQWKSSYTQRHGVEVRAWESAGAGLTFDLEGPDAQAVAMPPAPIIGSDELAAEVAEVYEMALLRDIPFSEFDSNLEVAASIRRLNKLEWFKGANLPGLSTAAAKRRRSKINSQNAFRGTTFGDTTGPYLSQFLTRGTPEIGFRYDNVLDGRVAYGAIAFRNRVRFATPNQDYMTSWEWWLDVQNGADLRGTEAYSSGSNRDRNRYRYIATPRDLATYVHYDALYQAYLNACLAMLAWGIPFDPGIPFQAPDSLDHQQGFAQFGGPHVLSLVTEVATRALKAVRYQKFNIHRRLRPEAIAGRIHQWRNTQPTNLAPVAELSTQINQTLQAVKAHNKAQNDQYKSSIGGEEFDRDEVYLLPMAFAEGSPMHPSYGAGHAAVAGACVTILKAFFDHSYVLPGPYVTPSTNGQKLQRVPSEELSLTIEGELNKLASNISIGRNWAGVHYFTDYYESVRMGEQIAIGILEEQKLTYRENFSMTVPLFDGGTVQI
- a CDS encoding DUF2993 domain-containing protein, with amino-acid sequence MIIVLPRREVHISPSRLTVGISGVICGLFLASCTPTSLVEQGIERELPKYVGPAEHYDVEIAGLDVKRASADSVVAVGERVRPEGAPVIDRLSLHLSGVVYDKQTERLSDVESVSLTAVVKTPDLSDFLETYRNVREAEVTLQAPNRAALRIRPQIDQFALPNGITVDVGGELVGKDTQLRFEVDSVSAAGIDLSAIAADRLSEAINPLADLKDLPIEVEIASVVAAGESIGMEVIGDPNSFSPE
- a CDS encoding TIGR02588 family protein, which produces MKMTDVDVTKLKGSAAERSAAERSVAETPGTRSLAEWLTLAISSLVLLIIVALVLYDWQLSKNLPPAFQVEVSETSRLIEKQYYVPFTLKNTGGRIARTVQVIAELTLPDGSDESGEQQFDFLSGNEQKQGGFVFDHDPQTGELVVRVASFGLP